The genomic segment TGATAGTCCTACTGAGGTGACAGTGAACTATCAGGTATACGCAAATGAACTCGGCCTCAGAGCGAGGCATATTGATGATAGCCATGCTTTTGTTGATGCCTCGGGCTTTTTCATGTTCAGCGAATCATTTCGTAGCGAGCCGGTTCTAGTTCAAATGAAGGTACCTGAGCAGTGGCGTTCCGTCTCAGGTATGGAATTCGCGGGGAACAAACATCGTTTCTCCGCGGCTAACTTTGATGTTCTGGTTGATTCTCCAATCGAGTCGGGGATTAATCAACTTCACACGTTTCATGTTGATGGCCGGGACTATGAATTGGTGATTTGGGGTGAAGGTAACTATGACGTTGACCTGATGCTCAGCGACCTGAAGAAGCTAGTTCAAACGGGTAGTTTGATCTGGCAGGATTATCCTTACGAGCGCTACGTTTTTATGGTTCACGCAACCAGTGGTGCCAGAGGCGCTACGGAGCATCTGAATTCAACCATCATTCAGCGCCACAGAGATGCCTTTGCTAAACGTGATGATTACATCGGTTTTATATCAACCGCAGCCCATGAATTTATCCACACCTGGAACGTAAAAAATTACCGTCCAGCCGGGCTTGTGCCTTATGACTATGTCAATCCAAATTACACCGACTTACTTTGGCTATCTGAGGGGTCAACCAGTTACCTCGAAGACTTTTTGCTGCTAAGCGCAGGGATCATAACGCATGAGGAGTATTATAAAGGCCTGACTAAGCGTTTAAATCGACACCTAAATACGCCTGGCAGAGAAATACAGAGCGTGGCGCACACCAGCTTTGATAAGTGGATTAATCAAGGCGGCGACCATGGCAAGAATTTTAGTACCAATATCTACTCAGAGGGCGCTTTAGTTTCCATGATGCTGGATATTAAGCTGCTCGATGACAGTAATGGTAAGGTGAGCTATCGTGATGTTCACCGTTTACTGGCGCAACGCCATAGCCTGCCTGTGTCGTTTAATAGTCAGGACGTATTAAAGATCCTTAACGAAATCAGTGGTCAGGATTACACTCAGTGGTGGGCGCAGAATGTAGATAAGCCCTTTATTTTGGATGCTGATACTTTACTGGAAAAAGTCGGGCTGAGCTATGACTATCCCTCTGGTAGTGAGGTTGTCGCTGGTTTTGACGGACAGGCAACCGCAACAGGAGAAGTGTTGGTGCTTAATCATGTCGCGCGCAATGGCAACGCATGGCAGGGCGGATTAACCAGTGGTGATAAGCTGGTGGCATTCAACAGACACCATGTCCGTGACTCCATGGAAAAGACGCTGTCGCTATTTAAGCCAGGACAGCAGGTTACTATTGACTTTATACGTCGAGACAAACTCATGTCGACAGAGATCACATTAGGTGAAGTACAATCTAAACCAAAGCAAATAAGCGCAATTGCGTTGCCAACACAAAGACAACAGCGTTTATATCAGGCCTGGATGGGAGTGGCGCACCCGAACGCACCGCAATCTTAGCAGAAATAAAAAAGGGAGCATGAGCTCCCTTTTTTAAAAAATCGATCAAGTTACATAATGCGCGAGAAGAAGCGAGACTTCTTGGTACTTGAGCGGTTACGGCGCATAGAAGAGCGGATTTGGGAGCGCGTGCCCGCTAACCAACTTTCACGGTCGACTTTAGCGGCATCACCGCGACGTGCTTCTTCGGTTGCCCGAAATCCACAGAATTGGCGGTAAGCGCTCAGATCCAGAGAAAGTTCTTGCAGTACCAGCTCAATCATAATCGCGTCATCGATGTAACCAAGCACAGGGACGTTATCTGGTACTATGTCTTCAGGCTCACTGAAATAGGCCAGAGATAACATAATTTCGCGCTTTTCATCTTCGGGCATTTGCCATTCTTCATCTTGCACCGCATCGATAAGCGCAGCAAGTGACATCATGCGGGTACGTACAAACTCAGGTAAGTTAGACTTCTCCATGTTGTTGACCAGCTCTTTGGCTTTGCTGATGATCTCTTCGTCGCTTAAACCTTGGCTCTTTTCGATGGTCGCATTCATCATGCTACGAAAATGCGCCAGATCGGCATCGGATAATTCAAAGTTGATTTCAATTGACACTGGATTCTCCCTGAGGATTTTAATTTTTTATTGTGATGTCTGAAGTTAGGTGGTTATAAGCTGGTTGTCAAACTCACTCTAACGACTAACAACACTATGCCACTTTAGGTACTATTAATTAAGAGCTGAGTAAAGATTTATTAAAGAATGGCGTGTGTTTGTTGTCAAATTAGACAAAACCTGGGCAGATGATCGCCATCAGGTTCAGGCTTCGTTATTCCGTGACTTCTAAACCAAATACCAGTTGAACCAGGCAGAGTAGTTCAACTGGTGCAGGCTTTATATAAATATAGATATAAAAAGTGCAATGGAGTTTATTTATGACGCTGACTAAGCGTTTGTGTTACCTGCTCCAAAGTTAAGCCGCTGCGCTGCAATAGTACAATCAGATGGTATAACAAGTCAGCAGACTCATTGCATAATTCGTCTTGGTCCTGCTTCATCGCCGCGAGCGCCACCTCTACGCCTTCTTCTCCGACCTTTTGACAGCTTCGGCTAAGATCTTTTGCGAACAAAGACGCGGTATAGCTTTGTTCAGGATCTGCGTCTTTACGCTCACAAATAACCCGCTCTAGCTCAGACAAAAAGGAAATGGCCGGTCGAGCGTTGCCAAAACAGCTTTGTGTACCAAGATGACAGGTGGGCCCAGCTGGGGTTGCTAGTAGCAATAAACTGTCCCTATCGCAGTCGGTATAGGCTGAAACCAGATTCAGGACGTTTCCTGATTCTTCACCTTTGGTCCAAAGACGTTGTTTGGATCGCGAATAAAAAGTAACCAGCCCTTTTTCAAAGGTTGTTTTCAAAGCTGCCAGGTCCATAAACCCTTGCATCAGAATAACACCGCTCTGTGCATCTTGAACAATGGCAGGGATCAGCGACATTTTATCGAAGTCTAAGCTGGTAAGATTTTCCGGTGTGAGTTTCATAATCTGCAAGGTACCTTGTTATCTGATAAAAATTGTTTGAGGGCATCTATCTCGATGAGTTGTTTGTGGAACACACTGGCCGCTAGCGCACCATCAACTTCTGCCTGTTGAAAGACGTCGACAAAATCCTGCATAGTGCCAGCACCGCCGGAAGCGATTAACGGCACATCACATTGCGCACGAATGTTACTTAGTTGCTCGATGTCGTAGCCTTTACGCACGCCATCCTGGTTCATACAGTTGAGTACAATTTCTCCGGCCCCAAGTTCCTGAACACGCTGCACCCATTCACTGGTTTTATAACGCGTTTGGCTTGCGCTGTTCGGGTCGCCGGTTAGCTGATATACCAGATATTCGCCGGTGCTGGCATCAAAAAAACTGTCTATTCCAACTACTACACATTGCTTACCAAACTCATCGTGAAGTTCTTTGATCAGTTCTGGTCGAGCGATTGCCGGGCTGTTGATGGATATTTTATCAGCACCTTGTTCTAGTACCTTTGCGGCATCTGCCACGGATTTAATGCCACCTGCGACGCAAAAAGGAATATCAATATAACGTGCAATGTCGCGAACCCAGTTTACGTCGAGTAAGCGTTTTTCAACGCTGGCACTGATCTCATAGAACACAAGTTCATCGGCGCCTGCGTGGCTATATGCTTGCGCTAGCTCAAGGATTTCACCTACGACTTCATGCTGCTTAAACTTAACACCCTTAACGACCTGGCCATTTTTTACGTCGAGACAGGGAATTATACGCTTTGATAACATGCGATAGCCTCCTCAACAGTGAATGCGCCATCCAGCAACGACTTACCTAAAATAATTCCACTTACGCCCAGTTCAATCAGCTGGCGAATATCATCAAGACTACTAACACCACCTGATGCTTGCACTCTGACGCCCGGACTGTGCGCGACTATTTCCTGGT from the Pseudoalteromonas sp. R3 genome contains:
- a CDS encoding PDZ domain-containing protein, whose translation is MKKFCSLLIALSAFPAFADVEYTLTITEPEHHLGEVEITFPKSAQAHMDIKLADWRTGRYEILNLANGIRAFDAVDANGQELEWHKVDKSTWRVHLDSPTEVTVNYQVYANELGLRARHIDDSHAFVDASGFFMFSESFRSEPVLVQMKVPEQWRSVSGMEFAGNKHRFSAANFDVLVDSPIESGINQLHTFHVDGRDYELVIWGEGNYDVDLMLSDLKKLVQTGSLIWQDYPYERYVFMVHATSGARGATEHLNSTIIQRHRDAFAKRDDYIGFISTAAHEFIHTWNVKNYRPAGLVPYDYVNPNYTDLLWLSEGSTSYLEDFLLLSAGIITHEEYYKGLTKRLNRHLNTPGREIQSVAHTSFDKWINQGGDHGKNFSTNIYSEGALVSMMLDIKLLDDSNGKVSYRDVHRLLAQRHSLPVSFNSQDVLKILNEISGQDYTQWWAQNVDKPFILDADTLLEKVGLSYDYPSGSEVVAGFDGQATATGEVLVLNHVARNGNAWQGGLTSGDKLVAFNRHHVRDSMEKTLSLFKPGQQVTIDFIRRDKLMSTEITLGEVQSKPKQISAIALPTQRQQRLYQAWMGVAHPNAPQS
- the hisF gene encoding imidazole glycerol phosphate synthase subunit HisF, translating into MLSKRIIPCLDVKNGQVVKGVKFKQHEVVGEILELAQAYSHAGADELVFYEISASVEKRLLDVNWVRDIARYIDIPFCVAGGIKSVADAAKVLEQGADKISINSPAIARPELIKELHDEFGKQCVVVGIDSFFDASTGEYLVYQLTGDPNSASQTRYKTSEWVQRVQELGAGEIVLNCMNQDGVRKGYDIEQLSNIRAQCDVPLIASGGAGTMQDFVDVFQQAEVDGALAASVFHKQLIEIDALKQFLSDNKVPCRL
- the hisIE gene encoding bifunctional phosphoribosyl-AMP cyclohydrolase/phosphoribosyl-ATP diphosphatase HisIE is translated as MKLTPENLTSLDFDKMSLIPAIVQDAQSGVILMQGFMDLAALKTTFEKGLVTFYSRSKQRLWTKGEESGNVLNLVSAYTDCDRDSLLLLATPAGPTCHLGTQSCFGNARPAISFLSELERVICERKDADPEQSYTASLFAKDLSRSCQKVGEEGVEVALAAMKQDQDELCNESADLLYHLIVLLQRSGLTLEQVTQTLSQRHK
- a CDS encoding YkvA family protein, whose protein sequence is MSIEINFELSDADLAHFRSMMNATIEKSQGLSDEEIISKAKELVNNMEKSNLPEFVRTRMMSLAALIDAVQDEEWQMPEDEKREIMLSLAYFSEPEDIVPDNVPVLGYIDDAIMIELVLQELSLDLSAYRQFCGFRATEEARRGDAAKVDRESWLAGTRSQIRSSMRRNRSSTKKSRFFSRIM